A stretch of Thermus neutrinimicus DNA encodes these proteins:
- a CDS encoding NTP transferase domain-containing protein codes for MEAIVLGGGEEAWASKYGVRSKALVPYRGRPMAEWVLSALEEAGLSVVYVGENPGLSPSPRLTLPDGGSLLGNLEAALAHVEGRVLVATADIPHLTPVAVRYVLEKAPEAALVYPIVPKEAVEARFPHTRRTYARLREGVFTGGNLLLLDKGLFHQALPLAKRVVALRKRPWALARLIGLDILFKLLLGRLSLLELEERARRILGVEARALITPYPEVGVDVDREEELVS; via the coding sequence GTGGAGGCCATCGTCTTAGGGGGCGGGGAGGAGGCTTGGGCCAGCAAGTACGGGGTGCGGAGCAAGGCCCTGGTGCCCTACCGGGGAAGGCCCATGGCGGAGTGGGTGCTCTCCGCCTTAGAGGAGGCAGGTCTTTCCGTGGTCTACGTGGGGGAGAACCCGGGGCTAAGCCCCTCCCCCCGCCTGACCCTGCCCGATGGGGGAAGCCTCCTTGGGAACCTGGAGGCGGCCTTGGCGCACGTGGAAGGGCGGGTCCTGGTGGCCACCGCCGACATCCCCCACCTTACCCCGGTGGCGGTGCGCTATGTGCTGGAAAAGGCCCCGGAGGCTGCCCTCGTCTACCCCATTGTGCCCAAGGAGGCGGTGGAGGCTCGTTTCCCCCACACCCGGCGCACCTACGCCCGGCTTCGGGAAGGGGTCTTTACCGGGGGGAACCTGCTGCTACTGGACAAGGGGCTTTTCCACCAGGCCCTGCCCCTGGCCAAGAGGGTAGTGGCCCTAAGGAAAAGGCCCTGGGCCCTGGCCCGGCTTATCGGGTTGGATATCCTCTTCAAGCTTCTCCTGGGCCGGCTTTCCCTCCTCGAGCTGGAGGAGAGGGCAAGGAGGATCCTGGGGGTGGAGGCCAGGGCCCTCATCACCCCTTACCCCGAGGTGGGGGTGGACGTGGACCGGGAGGAGGAACTGGTAAGCTAA